The sequence ATACCTGCCTTTGTCTAAAGACGGAAGAAAAATGTGTCAAGGTAGTTTGAAGACAGACATGCGAAACACTATGTCCTGATCAGGACAAACCTAAACCATGTCCTATGGTGGTTCCAGACAGGCCGAGCCGTCCCCATATAACTATCTGTATCAGACTAAAAGTTTCCACGAAGTGACCGTCCTTGCGCTGCAAGATCAATTCTGACGTGTCCAAGTGTAACGATATCCGATAATCAGTCACACCTAGCGATCGGATACCAAGGGTTTGTCCTTACCTGAGCACAATTCATATAAACAGAATACTGTAAGGTTTTTTTCTGTCGTGTGAATTCATTTCTGACTTTTTGTAAGCGAGTAGCACGGCGCCTGTATGCCGATGAATGATCCTGAGCCCTGTAACGTTAGTAGTCCGCGCACGTACAAGGGAACTTCAGGCGCCACTACCCTGATAGAGCTCAGCGTGGAACATTGTATACGTGCTTTAGCACCGCTTTAGTCACAGGATAGGTCTGGAAACGTAAGTCACGGCCATAAAGTAATGCCGTCGGCTCTACCGTTGCGTGGCTCAAGAAACAGGGAGAAAGCATCATAAAGTGTCATCGACCGAAAATAGATCTTCATTGCCATTTACCTAATCCCAGCCGGTCGCCCCCTATCCCAGGGTTGCGGGAGGTCATGCCGCTCTTTAAATATTCCAGTTAACGTGCAAATCACGGCACGGACCGGCAGCTCGAGAGGCGTTTTTACTGCGAGCTTCAGAGATACAGGCATAAATAGTTCTGTCAGGAGTGGGTCGTGAGAGGCGGTGGGGTGCTTGTGCACACATTATACCCACGGAGTGGAGGGAATTGTATCGTCTCAGTCAGACCTATGTTACAAGATAAACGTAGAGCCATCCCTTACATTTTCCAGCGGGCAGGAAAGAGGTCAATAGCTGGGGAATGATTACCCGCCAACTCGACTGGCGGGAATCATGTGCCATTAGCCAGCTCAGCCGGTAGCCTGTACATAAAATTGGCATTAAAACGGCGTCTGCTGCGATTGTCGTGCTAAATCTAATCAATAAATGGTTTTGGATGTCTCCTCTCTCTCTCGTGGCCTCAGATGCCGAATGTTTCCCCTCTACCACCGCTCCctcctgaaaaaaaagatgatatTCTACACGGAGGAAAATCACAATTAATCTGACAAATATTCCAGTAACAGCTGCGTTCATACACATGAGGGCACTTTGTCTCACCAAGCCTACAACACGGTTTGACTTTTGCACACCGATCGGCACAATGATAAAAAGATCAATATGCAAATATCAATATCCTTTCTTTGCATGTTGAAAGGATTCTGTGCAGATACcgatatgatacatgtagcgTCCTAATGAGCGAGATCCTGTCTGGAACAACTCAGTTGGTGCTTCGAAATCGATCTTCCATTTTGCCTTTTCCaataatgttatgttttggtAACGTTATCTTTCTTGTTCCTTTCCAACCGTTGTAACCACTCCCTCCTCCTGAGTGAAATTTGTCCCCTGTGTTGCCGTGACCCAGCCCGTGTAGAACATAACCCTTTATATCTAGTGGCCGTGCGCTCATCCATGCCTGACAGGGGGGCCACTAAAAGCCATTGCCGCCAAATCATCGCAGTAATTTGCCCTGTGGTCCGGGGTGGCCTGACCTCCAACTGGAAAGGTTCGTTACCCAGACGGTGCGAGCGGACATTAGAGAACGAGGAAGTCGTTATGTTTCTTTGACCTTCAGGTTTTACCAGAAATGTTTTTCTCGGCTGAGGCGTCCCTGGGGTGACCTGAAACAGCGGCAGTGGTGAGGGGGACATGAAACAGAACGCCGTTACGGCATTCATGGGGAGGGCTCGTCATGTAACCTTCACGAAGTCAAGACAGTGTAATCTTTCATGCCAGGATTTAATACAACAAAATCACTGATCAAATATCAGTTTTTCCAAGCATCTCCATAACGTTGGGTTGATGTACACTTGAACAAGTGATCAAACATTACTGCCCCCGTGCTCTATGATGAGCTAGTATCCCCCACGTAATCTTTATAACATTTGCGATTGTTGCGATCATGCGAAGATCATGTGAAGAAAAATACAAGCAAATCATTACTTTGATTCAATGTTCAACACGGTATCAAAAGGCTGCTACACCGTTTGTTTAAACTATATGTTTGTTTTAGAGATCGTCGAGGCTTAACTGTACTTTCAACTCTCTCTCCGTTTTCCCCACAGGTGTTCTGGTGGTGAACGTTACCTGGCGCAACAAGACGTACGTGGGAACCCTGCTGGACTGTAGCAAACATGACTGGGCTCCACCCAGGTGAGTTAGTTACCAGCATTCATCACGGAAGTTGTGCTTATCACTAATTGAGTTGTCACGTCTTGTATCATTGCTTTTTGAGATATTATAAAAGACATTCGAACATCACTGAAAACATAAATTACCGCCATTTCACGGCAAGGATAACGGAATTTTTTACCGCCAGCACAAATGTAGTTTTGGCATTTCTTTCCCCCAAAGCGCGATAAAAAAGGCTCACGTTCGTCCAAATCGTAAATCGTATAGAAGAGTTCAATTTAGTTATTGATTGGCCGGTGCCCAGGGTTTGGACAGCAATCATGATGCGGAGGCTGGAGAATGCTGCATGGGTCTGTCAAGATAAGGTTCCCGCGCAGGCAAGGATCCTGGCCAAGTACAGAAAATCCGGGAATCTAATTTCCCATCTCTAACGTTATAGCTGCGGCGTTGAGCTGACGTCGTTACAACGTGGGAGATCGGTGAACCGTGCAGAAGCTGGTTAATATGAGGGGAGAATGGCTGGTTATCATGCAGACCACGTCTGCAATGTAACCAAAGATTGTCTGTCACAAAGTGCCTTTTACTCATAAGTCGGATTTTCTCTTTATCACCAACAAAGCGCTATAATTAAAGCGTTAAGGTATCTTGGCTACTTAAAATGCGATTAGTGTTACAGCGCTTCAAAACACACCGCGGAGTAATTCCGGCTGGTTGTGGCCGATCAGTAAATTATGGAAGGAAAGAACTTGCAGGTAGGATGAGAGATATTTGATTGGCCCTTAAGCAAGACGAATTCTATACCTAGTGATTTTCACAGATGATCTTTCAGACGAAATAATACACGAGAAAAAAAACGACACGGAAAATCTTAAACGGATCTGTATGGAACTAGAATATAATCAACAACAGGGAACTGACAACAAAGCGGTAAACAAAATATTAATGCAATAATGATCATCTTTTACTCAAGTCCATGCCCGAATGCTTATTGGAAGTTACAAAATAATACCATACCTTAAGAGACAGTCAAACAAATAgtaatcattgttgttgtttggtttgaattattgttattgggtcAAGTGTTCTGGAAATTTTGTTCTTCCCATGTCATAATTTTCCCCCAAATTTGTTTCTCCAGGTTTAGCGAGTCTCCGACCAGTGATATGGAAACCAAACCGCCGCCGCCTCCTCCCGCCAAGGCTAGCCGGGGGAAGCGTGCCCGGAACAACAACGCGTCCGGCGAGGACATGAGCAACTTCACCGAGACGCGCTCCTCCATTCACAGCAAGCTGCGTAACAACAACGGGAACGGCAGCAACGGCACGGGGAAGACTGGGCGGAAGGGGAACAACAAAACCCCCACAAGGGACGACGATGGGAAGCCTGACACACCGCCGGGGACAAAACGTAAGGCAAAGTCGTCTACAGACGGCGAATCCGTGTCAAGCACGGACGAAGTCAAGCCTGCAAAGCGAATGAGGGCAAATTCGCGAAGTACCCCCACCCCACAAGGCGAGGGGCCTGCACCTGCCCTGATAGAGTGTCCTCACGTGAACtgtaacaaaaagtacaaacacATCAACGGCTTGAGATATCATCAAGCGCACGCTCATCTGGAAGACACAAAGGCGGCACCTGAAAACCGCAAAGAGAACACAACAACTGCCACGGCTCCATCCGCTCTGAGCTCTTTGATTAAAGAAGAGAAACTCTTGCAGCAGTGTATGGTAGCCATTCCAGATAAACTCAGAGAACTGGCCGACAGAGAGCGGCAGAACCTAGGGTCGGCTGATCTGGCGAAGAGGGAAGACGAGATGCCCAACAAAGTCTTGGACAGTTTAGAAAAGCTCGATAGCCTAAAGAGGAAAGAGCAAGATAACATACAGCTGAAGGAATCGGAGAGCTTGTTGAAGATCAAGGCTGAAGCAGCCAGTGAGTACGACTTTCCAGGAGTTAGTTTTCCTACTGAGAAGCCAACAGCTAAAACTGCTGCTTCCTCGGGGAAGGGGAAATTTGACTTCTTTGCCAGAGGAAGAGGTCCTCGCAGCCAGGGCAGAAGTAACTCCGGTGGACAGGATGGGCGGGAGAAGTCCAAGATGGACCAGCATCACGGCGTGCAAAACGGCTTTCAGCACGGAGTAGACGCGTTATCGTTTATCGGAGCGCATTCTGCTCGCCCCGGAGCGATTCTCAATAGACATTCGGATCCAAGAGGGATTCCAAGTGCGAATTTAAATTCTATGGACGGGAAAGATGCCTCCAGCGTGGGGTCACCAACTGCACCCCCAAATGTCAACGTGTTTCAGCTTCCCCAGCAGCAGCAACTCATGGCACAGCAAACGTCCGTGATTCAGAGCACCACAGCTCACGCGGAAAGAGATGTTACCGGGTTTGCGGAGAAATCCAAGATAGGAAGCGACaaagaaaaatcaaagaaatCGCCTGGTAGCGGGGGGTCGTCTAAGAACGAGAGAACCACCGGGAAGAGTAAAGCGGCGAGGCCTATCGCTCCTGCGCCAGCCGTCCCACACCTGATAGCGATCCCATCATTCTCCTCTTCAAACGTGGCCGCTTCTGGGATACAAGCCATCTCCACAACACCCAAAACACCTTCCACGGCGCTGAAACCTATCCAGCCCAAACCAACAATCATGGGAGAACCACCGCCTCAAACCATATCTGTTCCCAGCTTTAAGGAGAAGAAACACAAGCAGAAAAAACGAAGTAAGGATAAGAATAAAGACAAGGAGAAAGACAGAGTTTCAAAGGAGTTAAAGAGCAAAGAGGACACGAAAGGACCAAAAGCAAGTGATGTTCCCTGTAATTTATCAATAGAGCACGCCGAGGAAAAGTCGTCTATTAAAAGTAGTCATAACATCGCTCCCCAAAAGGTGGACAAATTTGGTCTCCCCCTGTCGAACTCTCCAAACGGCCACACCACGTTAACTGACGTCATAAGTTCCGTTTTGTTACGTGATGCTCAAGGCAGTAACATCCCCTCCACTGTAAGGACGTTTGACAATAATAAGTTCTCTTATTCATCTAGCGGCGCAACGCCCAATCAGACGCCGCTTGTACAACAACTTGAGGCATCGCGGTCAGAAAGTGGCAGTCCTGCCTACTCGGACATATCTGATGAGGGAAATGATCCAAACAAATCCGGTGGGAGATCGAGGAGCTCTCGTCGAGTAGAAGATAGGGAGCCTGCCAATCAAACATCCATCAAGACCGACGATGATGGTGAAATGTCTTCAGGTTTTCAGTCTCATTACGCCTCCATCAGAGCATCTCATACGGCAACAAGTGCCACTGCCTCCTTACACAATCCGCTTAAAAGAGAATCCGATGGTAGTACCGATACAGACATGCATTCAAGAACACAAGAGCCAGACCACAAAAAATCACGACCGAGTTCAGCGTCCTCCCGAGAGTCCACAACACCACCTGATAAGCAGGAGAAGCTACGGCAGTCTCCTCAGCAGCAGCAGCGACAATCACAGCATCCGGGCTATGCACAGTATCCTCATTATCAGTACCTCGCCTACCACGGGTACCGCATCGATCCGGCCTATCATAATTACCTGACGGCTGCCGACCCGCAGTACAGGCAACAATATGAAAAACTCATGGAAGAACAACAATCAAGATTCAGGTCTGACCAAGACCGGAAGGTAAAAGATAACGGGAAAGAGAACTCGGAAGGGTCGAAGGGTAGTTCTGACTTCCGTGGTGAAGAGAAGGGTGTGGAGGGGAAGGACTCTGACCAAATGGACGCCTCCAATCCGCCTCAACTCGAGCCCATTAAAGACACCAGAGCCAAGGAGGACTCAAAAGATGGAGAATCTTCCCCGGCTAGCAGCTCTTCTTCTTATCCCTCCCAGCCGCCCCCGCTGAAACGGGCTGATGACACGGACAATCTGAAAGCCAAGCAGAGTGAGAATCACCAGATCATGAGAGAGAGCATTGCGTTAAAGGCACAACTAGAGTCAGGCCCACGTAGGACGCCAtcttcatcctcatcatcatcatcatcacaaggTAATCATGTCAAACGTCATGTTGAATGAAGTAGCATTTGTGGAACACACTTTTAGAACCGTATGCAGATCTTTaaagtttcatttttgtttgtttgaagtgTGTCTACTTGTTTGTGCCCCTTTCTCTGTACAGCAGCGATGGGCTTCGATCCCAGGATCCTGTACGCTCAGCAGCAGGAGGAGATGCGGCAGTACTACCTGTACCAGCAGCGGGTGGCCGAACAGCACAAAATGGAGGACGAGCGGCGGCGGCAGATCAAAGCTGAACACTCACAGAACAGACTCGATCCACAGCCGCGGCAGAATCACAGTCCACGGACCGACCAGAAGCAGCGGCATTCTGACGGCGGAGGCAGTCGCAAAGAGACGGAGAAACAACATTCCGCTAAACTGAAGGAACCCAGTTCGGGACAGAGTAGCAGATCATCAACGCCGAACAAGAAAAGTCCCGGGTTATTGTCCAAGGAAGATTCAAAGGAATCTGAGCAGTCGGCCAAACATCTTGAACGTCGTCTGAAGGAAGGTCGGGATTCGAATGACAGGAAAAGCCAAGATGGTAGAAGAGACAGTTCGTCCTCTTCACGCCAAGTTCCTTACCCATACATGTCGCAGTATTCCTACGTGCACCCATATGCTGCTATGCACCTGGACCCGGCCTACAGAGGAATGTACCCCATAGGCTATGCAGGTGCTCCGTATGTCCATCCACAGTTCCGGTACCAAGGAGACCCGGCAGGTTCACCACAACAAGTCCTCGGCTCGTCATACAAAGGTCAGTCTGCCGCCGCGCACGACCGGCCTCCCACCATGTCCCCTGCCCCAGGGAAGGGCACAGACTCGCCTGACAAACAGGCCCCACCGAAGAAGACGCACACCATTTCACACTACCCCCAGCAGCCTTCCCCCAGAAAGGAGAAGGAAGAGCCTGCCGCCAAGCAGAAGTCGCCTCCGTCACCGGCACCGAAGGAAAGTTCCACGGAGAAACCCGCAGCTGAGTCCGGGGAGAAAGCCGACCGTAAGGGGACCACTCCTCAGCATCACGTGCACACccaccaccacacacacatCGGCGTGGGCTTCCCTGTTGTTGGACAATATGACCCTTATAATGGTGAGTATAGACATTTGATGTAGGAGCTGGTCTGTGCATCCAGTCAGATGCACATATTAATTGTATTTATGATTGTAAAGTTCAAAGTCTATAATTCCCCATTTTGCGTTTGTGGGAGATGGCGAAATTGATAAGATAAAGGAAGTTCATACGTCAGAATCTAGTACCACTTTAAAACTGGTGGTTGCCGTAGAGAATATTAAGACTGAAAACAGACGTCTCATTCAACAGGCGTGGGCAGCACGAGTAGAATCATACCATTATCGATGATGTAATTAATGGCCGTGGTGTAACTGGCGATGATTCACGTTCACTGCATACCGACTACAGATCATAGCCAAATGGATAGTACCTGATggtttttctaaaatttgtggagTACCACACAATCGTTAAGTGTCATATCATATGCAATAGATTCATCAGTGATTAAATTTGCTCATTAGATATACAAAAAATATTTGACATCTTTCTCTGTTTCGCACTGCCATTGCACTGTCAGTCAGTCATGAAACGTTACGCTTCGCCTCAATAGAGGAGCAGCCGCTTTACCATCTTTACTTTATCTTTACGACTGAATCATAAGCAGCATGATCTTATCGCTGGGTGTGGGCTATCTTTCATCTGCAATGTCCCATGCACGCGGCATTTGCGTACCGCACAGATATCTATAAAACGTTATGACTTATAGACCTAACCATTGCCTTCATCTTTCAGCAGCGGTTCTTTCTGGTCAGCAATCGCCAGGCGTGGTTCATTCCCCGATTGCATCCTTTACACCACGCCGGTATGTGAACTGTGCTCTATCTTGTTGCTATGGGTGATCAGTTTTAGGGCAATGGTCTGGTCTgaagatatcaaatatcatgcGTCAATGCGCGAATGCCCATATAACAATGTTTACAACGATGTTACCAATTCGTTCTTCTTTAATGTTACCTTCTACGACCAAATCCACAGTGTGCATTATTTTATGTAGCACAGAAGTTATGCAGTCGCTTTGCTTCTGATGGGGAGACATTCCTTTTGCAAGGCTGCATCCAATGGGTATAATGTTATTACCGCATCTCATCCTCCGCGACGACCGAAAACTGAATCTTCGTTGATTAGATTACATGTTAGTGTGAGGTGACCTCGCCTGAGTAAAGGCTGATCCCATTACTAAATGATAGGGGAAATTATCGATTTTTCCATTTTCTGCATCCTCTGCCTCCCTGCAGTCATACGGAGTTGACCTTCTTGTTATTTGTACCTCCTTACAGAGAGTAGAGCGTGAGGAGAGTTCAACATCACCCCGGTACCTTCAGCCTCAGAAGCAGTGGAGACACATCGGAATGCAGATCACATTGCAAGCACCATTTGATAACATCGACTCCAGTCTCTGTATGCATGACCTGACCGCACTGCATGGAAGATGCTCTTATTTCTCGCCACACCGCTCGACCATGTGTGGAGAGAATTCAGAATCGCTGGCCACGGAGGGAGTCAAGTAGCTAGTATAAGGCGACTAAAAGCAGCGATAGAAAAAGTAAACTCCGCGCTATAAGCAATGATGTGAAAACCCCTGCGACGTGTGATAACCTTGGCTGCCTCGCCAAGGACGCGGTTGGCTCCAGTATATATCCAGCCGAACACTTGTCGCTGATGTTGTCAACCTAAATGTCACAGATTATACAGCTTTATCCACCTCTGCTCTGGTGACACTTTTCTGTCTCTCGGCAGTAAATATTCATTTATTGTGTCAGCATAATTAGACAGTTGAGtggaaatgtaaaatgtaatggGTATTGAGTCCATATAGTGCCATGTGACGTTTTATTACAACTCAGTTTTACGGTCATGCAGCATTTTGGTTTCAGTCTAAAATGCTTACCACGATGTAAATGAGAACGTTGCTGTTCGATTAATCAGATTTACGACGGATGCCTACCCGTAGTGATGTATATGAATACTCAGAACTGTGTACGAAACAAGTCGGAAGAAGtagcacaagagaacatagcgaAGACTACATACCTGTTAGAAATGCCCTGTAAATTATCAAACTCTAATGTGCATGTTTGTGCTGTGTTGCTTGAAAGGGTATTGGCTGACTGCTGTGCAGTTAGGTTCCGtcttgtttatgtatgtatgtacgtatgtatgtatgtatgtatgtatgtaaatattcGCAGATGTTACTTGCGTCATCACCTACCGCTCAGACTGCAGTGAATGTAGAAGTGATCGCTACCTGTGGCGCTACTATATGACAAACCTGCCGAAACCCTCGCACTCCCGTCCAATATGTCCGTGGCGTTTGTTGGCAGCAAAATTAGAAACATTGTCTCCTTGTAGAAGCAATGTATCATAGGAGTTGCATTGGAGTGTTGCATGGAGGTTCGACATAATAAATTAGTTTTATGTAACATCTTTGTTGACATAGTGTTTTGTGTGTAATGGTTGTGATATCTTTACAGATCTAAACAATGCCAATGTTTATTTTGAACAACAGCTACCAGAGAGGAGTGGGGTGAACTTGTGACTATGGTAACAGCTTTACGCGGAAAAGGCACGCTGGTAATCGTGAAGGATAGAGTGGAAACTCTGCATTAGTTAGAATCGCATTAACAGCGTCGTAATGTTGAGACTCCTGCAGACTGGCGACGGCTGAAATCATTCCTTCTGTGAGTAATTCGTGCCAATCTTCCCCCGGGGAGCGGGAAATAAAACCCGTAAAGCCTTGTAATGATTCTGTTAAACCACACATTCTCACGACCATAACGTGCATAATTACACCGCGCACACCTCGTGCATACAAAACAGGGAACGCTGCAGCACCCGTACTCGTATGTTTGGTACATGGCTCCATCGTTTCTGGTTAAAGCTCATTCTTCATTCAGATTTAATCTAAAATACAGTCAGGTGACAAAGTATAAATCGTCCCTCGGAAGTACTCTATACTACGCCGTATTTCTTCGTTTGTTATCTGATACGTGGAGAAAGGTGCAAAACGGCGGTGATATGATTATTCAATGACGTTGTTATTTTATCATGAATGTATCAATGCTGCACTTCTATCCCTCGTTCCGTTGTACATCGATACAGCACTCTACCAGATACAAGAGACAGCTGGTTTCGCAGAAACAATCCTCCGAGCTCCGAATGTTATGACGATTGTGCATTTGCGCTTACACCTGTGATATTTCAATCCACCCACTTTGTGAAATTGCTTCCATTTCCTTAAACATGGCAATTACGGAATGTACGACCGTTTTCGGTTTATGTGTTTCACTCAGATTAGACACCGTGTGAAATTGAGATTAATTGACCTTTTCAATGAGTATTCCAGGGAAAATTGTTTAAAATCATAAACTAAACTGCGCGGGGTGTCCTGGAGGATTTGGGTACCAATCAATTATCCACGCAACAGACAAGAGGCGCCATTGTTATACATACATAATGCACATCTCCAACTTTGTAACCTTCCAACACAATTAATTATTTGTACTCCGCAGCGCGCTCAGCATACGGCAGCTAATAGGGCATGCCCGTATGGTTCTTAAACAATACAATAGGATGTGGTAAATGATTGATTAGCGAAGAACGGCTCGTAAGCACCTGACGGTAAATATCGGAGCCATGAATGGGGAGGGCCATAGACCAGGACCGCAATGAATGGATATCATCGATGATGATGTTTTCATCTTCATTATATTCTATGCAATTTCTCGTCGTAAATCATGGGATAAAAGGTGAATTATATGTGTCGTCGagcatttattcatttcttgtGGAAATTGAGTTGCTGTTGGTAATAAAACGTACAGTTCGTTTTATTAAGAACCATAAGAACCAATTAACCCTAAAATGTACTGGTCTAAGGAGACGCGAAGTCGTACATTCTAAACAGTTAAGCTTAGCAAACTTGAGTTAGTCCTACATGTAGcagaaaaatgctgtgtttccggTCCTTATGGTCTGTATTCTCTGATTGTTTGCTCCTGTTTATGTTGTGGGTTTCACATTTCGGCCGATGTGTCCACCAAAACACTTTATCAGAgttaaaactgaaatgcatctgGGACTGGTATCTTCAACATCACATTGTAATTGTATAGATATACAACGAGAACACACATGTTTAGACTTGATATGTGATTTCTACTAAATATAGCGTTTATAGAATTGTTTTAAATCAAGAAATCAATTTGGAATTTATGTACAATGAGAAAAGGACATGAACACGTTCACGGTAAAGCGTCGACACTCTAACCTGTCCAAGTGCTGAAACGCTGTTGCTGTGTCTCGAGAACCTCTCCAGCATTTCGTCACAAGCACTCTAATTGGTTGATTTTGCTGAAAATGATCAATACTAACAACCGAGCTGATAAAAACAAATCGTGATTTTCTTAAACACATTGTCAGTCAGGTGTACGTGTATTCCGGTTGCTAAATACGTACAAAAGATAGATGGGGCAACAAAATGCCGCAATTTCCATTTTATTTTCAGAACTGTATACGCGGCTTCGTGCATCATCGTGAATGCATGTCGACTTATGAGGACTTACGTTTGGTCGCGCAAATCAGTATGTTACTAGGATCTGTACAAAATCTTACCCCTGGATCAACTTCGATTTATGAAGAACTCTTCAAAATTCACGACATTTCAATCTATTGGAAATGGCATTGAATTCTGCTCTTGATGACGACGCCTACATTTTTCCCACCACACATCGCTTCCTCCTCGGGCCGTGGGACTTCTGACATGTAAAAGGTGAGAGCTGTGGAGACTTGGGCGCTGTGTTGAACATGCTGAGTCGTGGGTTCGTGCGATAACGTCTCACGTTGACTACAATATTACCCGGATCTTTCTGTGCACGACTTCATCTACATAAACTCGGGGATGTAACGTTTTCGTGTGCGTGTGCAGTGGCCCCACATTCAGCGGCAAGGTTCAATAACACGCTGCATTTCTCGTCTTCCATTTGTTAGGCGAGACGGGCCGCCGGCGATCGCCTACTTTATTGCTCTCGCTCATAAAACTATGCAGAACGAAATGGCAATGAATAGAAGCACTCGGCTCGGAATACAAATATCAAACCAAGATATACACAGATTCCTTTTGAGAATTGTACAGCAACAAAACGactcttgttttcttttccatgtTGTCCACCGTGAGTAGTTAGTGTTTGCCATACCCCAAGGCTGAACGTTTTTATCGGATAATTACCTGTATGAAGCAGCAGCCCTCCAGACTTTCCATATTTAGTTGTCAACCTGATTCGCTTGAAGGACCGTCTTTGTGATTACCAGTTcgatatgttaattttcttcCACAAAGCGATCAGTAAGTGCGATTGTCGCTTGTCGATCAGGATGAGAATACTGAAGATAGACCCTCATGTATTAATAAAATCTATTATTGATCTACAGTTTAAATTATTGCGTTTACAGGAAATCCTATGATTGTGAAGTCAGTGGTGGTTAAAAGGCTATCGGGCGTTTGGCATTTGGAATAGCTTGAAGGAACTAGGCGGTAGAGCGGCTCTGTTGG comes from Branchiostoma floridae strain S238N-H82 chromosome 2, Bfl_VNyyK, whole genome shotgun sequence and encodes:
- the LOC118409664 gene encoding zinc finger protein 608-like isoform X3, with amino-acid sequence MAAVLGTQEHGLYDSGDEWEVGVGDLIIDLDADLEKDRRRAEEEKIMVAPSLQKESKTGAAGKDLKMKVKRSKGVNGAKTSYSISDLNVGKKDGDSQYDFDGESSPGVVPTAAGKAGKAASGQDKPGKARGGSGGKGGRNNEKANKDGGNPSKEALSQHDESTGTNINSQSSHGNEDGQKCTSSGKSAKREEKAATKSKSSPKKDKDKSKDSSHGGKASKGSKKASKAEKADKGQSGAEKTKQANTPLMPPPPPPPPPTPSPISAQSSAFIPSVVPPATPPSVRHVGTNTTEIGVVTEPECLGPCEPGTSVNLEGIVWHETDGGVLVVNVTWRNKTYVGTLLDCSKHDWAPPRFSESPTSDMETKPPPPPPAKASRGKRARNNNASGEDMSNFTETRSSIHSKLRNNNGNGSNGTGKTGRKGNNKTPTRDDDGKPDTPPGTKRKAKSSTDGESVSSTDEVKPAKRMRANSRSTPTPQGEGPAPALIECPHVNCNKKYKHINGLRYHQAHAHLEDTKAAPENRKENTTTATAPSALSSLIKEEKLLQQCMVAIPDKLRELADRERQNLGSADLAKREDEMPNKVLDSLEKLDSLKRKEQDNIQLKESESLLKIKAEAASEYDFPGVSFPTEKPTAKTAASSGKGKFDFFARGRGPRSQGRSNSGGQDGREKSKMDQHHGVQNGFQHGVDALSFIGAHSARPGAILNRHSDPRGIPSANLNSMDGKDASSVGSPTAPPNVNVFQLPQQQQLMAQQTSVIQSTTAHAERDVTGFAEKSKIGSDKEKSKKSPGSGGSSKNERTTGKSKAARPIAPAPAVPHLIAIPSFSSSNVAASGIQAISTTPKTPSTALKPIQPKPTIMGEPPPQTISVPSFKEKKHKQKKRSKDKNKDKEKDRVSKELKSKEDTKGPKASDVPCNLSIEHAEEKSSIKSSHNIAPQKVDKFGLPLSNSPNGHTTLTDVISSVLLRDAQGSNIPSTVRTFDNNKFSYSSSGATPNQTPLVQQLEASRSESGSPAYSDISDEGNDPNKSGGRSRSSRRVEDREPANQTSIKTDDDGEMSSGFQSHYASIRASHTATSATASLHNPLKRESDGSTDTDMHSRTQEPDHKKSRPSSASSRESTTPPDKQEKLRQSPQQQQRQSQHPGYAQYPHYQYLAYHGYRIDPAYHNYLTAADPQYRQQYEKLMEEQQSRFRSDQDRKVKDNGKENSEGSKGSSDFRGEEKGVEGKDSDQMDASNPPQLEPIKDTRAKEDSKDGESSPASSSSSYPSQPPPLKRADDTDNLKAKQSENHQIMRESIALKAQLESGPRRTPSSSSSSSSSQAAMGFDPRILYAQQQEEMRQYYLYQQRVAEQHKMEDERRRQIKAEHSQNRLDPQPRQNHSPRTDQKQRHSDGGGSRKETEKQHSAKLKEPSSGQSSRSSTPNKKSPGLLSKEDSKESEQSAKHLERRLKEGRDSNDRKSQDGRRDSSSSSRQVPYPYMSQYSYVHPYAAMHLDPAYRGMYPIGYAGAPYVHPQFRYQGDPAGSPQQVLGSSYKGQSAAAHDRPPTMSPAPGKGTDSPDKQAPPKKTHTISHYPQQPSPRKEKEEPAAKQKSPPSPAPKESSTEKPAAESGEKADRKGTTPQHHVHTHHHTHIGVGFPVVGQYDPYNAVLSGQQSPGVVHSPIASFTPRRE